The following coding sequences lie in one Cyanobacterium sp. Dongsha4 genomic window:
- a CDS encoding CIA30 family protein, with product MNFTLICYDHSPLAQETLNNLQKQNIPLRILNTSSFNLNPSEQTEIIKINFLQDSLSPHLLERVDRIFCFPQPGINNLINLINQQLFPSEIILCDLRHSNENQRYIWGAVDDVVMGGVSSSNLFFKEDKAIFTGNVSTDNNGGFVSVRSKNFNPPWDLSAYEGIRLRVQGDGNRYKFITRCEGKWDGISYCYSFNTIANVWMTIDIPFRDLIPVFRAKTINADKFDQTKVYSLQLMLSKFEYDGAYNPTFRAGVFSLEIDSIKAYGKQNSPQLILMDNQDKWKDYAINSPLKVMS from the coding sequence ATGAATTTTACTCTAATTTGTTATGATCATAGTCCTTTAGCCCAAGAAACCCTCAACAATCTTCAAAAACAAAATATACCTCTGCGTATTCTTAACACATCTTCGTTTAATCTTAATCCTTCTGAACAAACTGAAATTATAAAAATCAACTTTCTCCAAGACAGTTTATCACCCCATTTATTGGAAAGAGTCGATCGCATTTTTTGTTTTCCTCAACCTGGTATTAATAATTTAATCAATCTGATTAATCAACAACTTTTTCCCAGTGAAATCATTTTATGTGACTTACGCCATAGCAATGAAAATCAGAGATATATTTGGGGTGCAGTAGATGATGTGGTAATGGGAGGAGTGAGTAGTAGTAACTTATTTTTTAAGGAAGATAAAGCCATCTTTACTGGCAACGTCTCGACAGATAACAACGGCGGTTTTGTGTCTGTGAGAAGCAAAAATTTTAATCCCCCTTGGGATTTATCGGCTTATGAGGGTATCCGATTGAGAGTACAAGGAGATGGAAATAGATACAAATTTATTACCCGTTGTGAGGGAAAATGGGACGGTATCAGTTATTGTTATTCCTTTAATACGATTGCGAATGTTTGGATGACTATTGATATACCTTTCAGAGATTTAATACCTGTATTTCGGGCGAAAACCATCAATGCAGATAAATTTGATCAAACCAAAGTTTACTCTTTACAGCTAATGTTGAGTAAATTTGAATATGATGGTGCATATAATCCCACTTTTCGGGCAGGTGTTTTCAGCTTAGAAATAGATTCCATCAAAGCCTATGGTAAGCAAAATTCGCCCCAACTAATTTTGATGGATAATCAAGATAAATGGAAAGATTATGCCATCAATTCACCTTTAAAAGTGATGTCATAG
- the carA gene encoding glutamine-hydrolyzing carbamoyl-phosphate synthase small subunit: MSIFSFKPALLVLADGTAYQGYSCGATGTTFGEVVFNTGMTGYQEVMTDPSYCGQIVTFTYPELGNTGINPEDDESHQPHIKGVIARNICDRPSNWRSTQSLPDYLKQHNIIAIYGIDTRDLTRRLRISGAMNGAISTETLDPEELLIQLRTVPSMAGLNLVKEVTTKEVYEWHESTNSEWEFSPKASLADKEKYTVVAIDFGIKRNILRRLASYGCKVIVVPANTSPEEILKYNPDGIFLSNGPGDPSAVAEGIATAKALLEAKKPTFGICMGHQILGLSLGAQTFKLKFGHRGLNQPAGLKQKVEITSQNHGFAVTEESLGADVEITHLNLNDHTVAGLKHKNLPFFSVQYHPEASPGPHDADYLFEQFVKLMRDNK; this comes from the coding sequence ATGTCTATTTTTAGTTTTAAACCAGCATTGTTAGTTTTAGCAGACGGCACTGCCTATCAGGGTTACTCCTGCGGCGCTACAGGAACAACTTTTGGAGAGGTTGTTTTCAACACGGGAATGACAGGTTATCAAGAAGTGATGACAGACCCCAGTTACTGCGGACAAATAGTTACTTTTACTTATCCTGAATTGGGAAATACAGGAATTAACCCAGAAGATGATGAATCCCATCAACCCCACATTAAAGGTGTTATTGCCCGTAATATATGCGATCGCCCCAGTAATTGGCGTTCTACCCAATCCCTTCCAGACTATCTAAAACAACATAATATTATTGCTATCTACGGCATCGACACCCGTGACCTAACTCGCCGTTTACGCATCTCTGGTGCGATGAATGGAGCTATATCCACAGAAACCCTAGATCCAGAAGAATTATTAATTCAACTTCGTACAGTGCCTTCTATGGCAGGTTTAAACCTTGTTAAAGAAGTGACCACCAAAGAAGTTTACGAATGGCATGAAAGCACGAATTCTGAATGGGAATTTAGTCCTAAAGCCAGTTTAGCGGATAAGGAAAAATATACAGTAGTTGCCATCGATTTTGGTATCAAACGTAATATTCTTCGCCGTCTAGCGAGTTATGGTTGTAAAGTAATTGTTGTTCCTGCTAATACCTCCCCCGAAGAAATCCTCAAATATAATCCTGATGGTATATTCCTCTCCAACGGACCGGGGGACCCCTCTGCGGTAGCCGAAGGTATTGCCACAGCAAAAGCTCTTTTAGAGGCGAAAAAGCCCACTTTCGGGATTTGTATGGGACATCAAATTCTTGGTTTATCTCTAGGGGCACAAACCTTTAAACTAAAATTCGGACATAGAGGTTTAAACCAACCTGCAGGATTAAAACAAAAAGTAGAAATTACCAGCCAAAATCATGGTTTTGCGGTGACAGAAGAATCTTTAGGGGCGGATGTAGAAATAACCCATCTCAACCTTAATGATCATACTGTGGCAGGTTTGAAACACAAGAATCTACCATTTTTCTCAGTACAATATCATCCTGAAGCAAGTCCAGGCCCTCATGATGCTGATTATTTGTTTGAACAATTTGTAAAATTAATGAGGGATAATAAATAA
- a CDS encoding transglutaminase family protein, producing the protein MNSPFCESAFSATIRPIIATSVDGLIFIDNHLLAIDSRNGYLLLINPKNSVTKIVNNSSWQDFIGAKGLCISENKLWFTSREYIYYCSIEWEKDNLVITSKPFCAFSLSYPANGIAVWENTIYITTQRTGHILVYSLDGTAITKFYAPGIGAENITVKGEEIWLCDSIEQTVYCLDRATGEVKYSILTPFESPTALAFYYDEKTGKETLYVAYSDQEPYIRDNPNAEPNHELLYRDRTFIHPLYFYFDEENKYTLSNGFLLEMTYVEEISPLDHLELKNLEWRIALPTESARQKIKSIEAVGLPYIEEDYQGQKVALFKFPEFNTDERYVFGWRVILEVWSIKYQLKPRDCEALPPLSPEYESKYLVDDDNLAMNTDVILRAAEDARGSETNLLRKMYNIRNYVYDHLTYGIKPHIDTPDIVLKRGVGSCGEYLGLLLALSRLNGIACRTVGRYKCPLKVLHFGIPLVPDFNHVWMEFYLPGIGWLPMESNPDDLEDSNIYPTRFFMGLSWYHVEMAKDVPFETLKSEGELINKETTSIGQLAINHVSFTIMEELRPTGSEEG; encoded by the coding sequence ATGAATTCTCCTTTTTGTGAATCTGCTTTTTCTGCAACTATTAGACCAATTATTGCTACTTCTGTTGATGGTCTTATTTTTATTGATAATCATTTATTGGCGATCGATTCTCGTAATGGTTATCTATTATTAATTAATCCGAAGAATAGTGTCACGAAAATTGTCAACAATTCTTCTTGGCAAGATTTTATTGGTGCAAAGGGGCTGTGTATTTCTGAGAATAAGCTATGGTTTACAAGTAGGGAGTATATTTATTATTGTTCCATTGAATGGGAAAAGGATAATCTTGTTATTACTTCTAAGCCTTTTTGTGCTTTTTCTCTTTCTTATCCTGCTAATGGAATTGCGGTTTGGGAAAATACTATTTACATTACAACCCAGAGAACAGGACATATTCTAGTTTATTCTTTGGATGGTACTGCAATTACTAAATTTTATGCTCCGGGTATTGGTGCGGAAAATATTACCGTAAAAGGAGAAGAAATTTGGTTATGTGACTCTATTGAACAAACTGTATATTGCTTGGATAGGGCGACAGGAGAAGTTAAATATAGTATTTTAACTCCTTTTGAATCTCCTACGGCTTTGGCTTTTTACTATGATGAAAAAACAGGAAAGGAGACTTTATATGTAGCTTATAGTGATCAAGAGCCTTATATTCGTGATAATCCCAATGCAGAACCGAATCATGAATTATTATATCGCGATCGCACTTTTATTCATCCTTTATATTTCTATTTTGATGAAGAAAATAAATATACTCTTTCTAATGGCTTTTTGTTAGAAATGACTTATGTAGAAGAAATTTCTCCGTTAGATCATTTAGAACTTAAAAATTTAGAATGGCGTATTGCTCTACCCACAGAGAGTGCGAGACAAAAAATAAAAAGTATCGAAGCAGTTGGTTTGCCATATATAGAAGAAGATTATCAAGGTCAAAAAGTTGCATTATTTAAGTTCCCAGAATTTAACACTGATGAGCGCTATGTTTTTGGTTGGCGGGTGATATTAGAGGTTTGGAGCATTAAGTATCAATTAAAGCCCCGTGATTGTGAAGCATTACCTCCATTGTCGCCTGAATACGAAAGTAAATATTTGGTTGATGATGATAATTTGGCAATGAATACAGATGTTATTTTAAGGGCGGCAGAAGATGCTAGAGGTTCAGAAACAAATCTATTACGCAAAATGTATAATATTCGTAATTATGTCTATGATCATTTGACTTACGGTATTAAGCCTCATATTGACACCCCTGATATTGTTTTAAAAAGGGGCGTTGGTTCTTGCGGTGAATATTTGGGTTTGTTACTGGCTTTATCAAGATTAAATGGAATTGCCTGTCGCACGGTTGGTCGCTACAAATGTCCATTAAAAGTACTCCATTTTGGGATACCTTTAGTGCCAGATTTTAATCATGTCTGGATGGAGTTTTATTTGCCTGGTATTGGTTGGTTGCCGATGGAGTCTAACCCAGATGATTTAGAAGATTCTAATATTTATCCCACTCGATTCTTTATGGGTTTATCTTGGTATCATGTGGAAATGGCGAAAGATGTACCTTTTGAAACCTTAAAAAGTGAAGGGGAGTTGATTAATAAGGAAACAACTTCTATTGGTCAATTAGCAATTAATCATGTTTCTTTTACTATTATGGAAGAATTAAGACCTACTGGAAGTGAAGAAGGTTGA
- a CDS encoding cytochrome c biogenesis protein CcdA encodes MLESFSNQLYYLQQFANELVNNQLHQVSIFSFLIIFVTGLITSLTPCMLSMLPLTIAYIGGYESKGRLSSFLQSAYFALGLATTLALLGVFAALLGRVYGQIGTGLPIFVSAIAILMGLNLLEIVPLKFPNWDASNWVKDNFPNSLKSYLLGLTFGLIASPCSTPVLITLLAFVASSENIFLSSLLLVSYAIGYVFPLILAGTFTGTLKSLLNLRVITQWINPISGAILLIFGIYSLGSYLVA; translated from the coding sequence ATGTTAGAGTCTTTTTCTAATCAACTTTATTATCTACAACAGTTTGCCAACGAATTAGTTAATAATCAATTACATCAAGTCTCTATTTTTAGTTTTTTGATTATTTTTGTAACTGGTTTAATCACCAGTTTAACTCCTTGTATGTTATCGATGCTTCCTCTAACTATTGCTTATATTGGCGGTTATGAAAGTAAAGGGAGATTATCTTCTTTTTTGCAATCAGCGTATTTTGCTTTAGGATTAGCGACAACTCTTGCTTTGTTGGGAGTTTTCGCCGCTTTATTAGGTAGGGTTTATGGTCAAATTGGTACTGGATTACCAATATTTGTAAGTGCGATCGCAATTTTAATGGGTTTAAATTTATTAGAAATAGTACCTTTAAAATTTCCTAATTGGGATGCTAGTAATTGGGTAAAAGATAACTTTCCTAATAGCCTTAAATCCTATCTTCTAGGACTAACTTTTGGTTTAATTGCCTCTCCATGTAGTACCCCTGTTTTGATAACACTATTAGCTTTTGTTGCCAGTAGCGAAAATATATTTTTAAGTTCTTTATTACTGGTAAGTTATGCAATTGGATATGTTTTTCCTTTGATATTAGCAGGTACATTTACAGGCACATTAAAAAGTTTATTAAATTTACGAGTTATTACCCAGTGGATTAATCCTATTAGTGGAGCGATATTACTAATTTTTGGTATTTATTCTTTGGGTTCTTATTTAGTCGCTTAA
- a CDS encoding DUF2892 domain-containing protein, which produces MMLNNVGKSDRFLRLIFASILGYLGLFIYDGTALGLGLATASVLLTISGVFGFCFLYTVLGINTNNARESSKY; this is translated from the coding sequence ATGATGTTAAACAATGTGGGAAAAAGCGATCGCTTTTTGCGTTTAATTTTTGCTTCTATTTTAGGCTATTTAGGCTTATTCATCTATGATGGAACTGCTTTAGGTCTTGGTTTAGCGACTGCATCGGTATTGTTAACAATTAGTGGTGTATTTGGTTTTTGCTTTCTTTACACCGTATTGGGTATTAATACTAACAACGCCCGTGAAAGTTCTAAATACTAA
- the petC gene encoding cytochrome b6-f complex iron-sulfur subunit: protein MEQSFPYDQSASMSRRNLLNFITGAAIAVTAGGVLYPVGKFFIPPSDVGEDGSILAKDVNGNLIPASQILAEPMGTRALVAGLAGEPTYLTIKDDGTLHPWGIVDNCTHLGCTFPWNGNENQFQCPCHGSRYDEEGRVVRGPAPLPLKLAHINIDGDYIRISPWMENDPRTGEKPWWV from the coding sequence ATGGAACAGAGTTTTCCTTATGATCAAAGTGCATCAATGTCGAGACGAAATTTACTAAATTTTATCACAGGAGCGGCGATCGCAGTTACGGCTGGTGGAGTATTATATCCTGTTGGAAAATTTTTTATTCCCCCTTCTGATGTGGGAGAAGACGGCTCGATTTTGGCGAAAGATGTTAATGGTAATTTAATTCCTGCTTCTCAAATTTTAGCAGAACCGATGGGAACAAGAGCTTTAGTAGCGGGTTTAGCAGGAGAACCAACTTACTTAACTATTAAAGATGATGGAACATTACATCCTTGGGGAATTGTCGATAACTGTACTCATTTAGGTTGTACTTTTCCCTGGAATGGTAATGAAAATCAATTTCAGTGTCCCTGTCATGGGTCAAGGTACGATGAGGAGGGAAGAGTTGTTCGAGGTCCTGCCCCTTTACCGTTAAAATTAGCACATATAAATATTGACGGTGATTATATCAGGATTTCTCCTTGGATGGAAAATGATCCTCGCACAGGGGAAAAACCTTGGTGGGTTTAA